The following are encoded together in the Methylomonas methanica MC09 genome:
- the hemL gene encoding glutamate-1-semialdehyde 2,1-aminomutase has translation MTQASDLFLEAKKCIPGGVNSPVRSFSGVGGTPVYFDHAQGAYVYDSENKRYIDYVGSWGPMILGHAHPLVIEAVKQSAEKGLSFGAPTEIETRMAEKVCELVPSVEMVRMVSSGTEATMSAIRLARGFTGRDKIVKFEGCYHGHSDSLLVKAGSGALTLGVPSSPGVPATVAADTITLTYNDSDAIRALFTEAGKQIACIIVEPVAGNMNCIPPEPGFLETLRDVCDQYGSVLIFDEVMTGFRVGLHSAQGLYKVEPDLTTLGKIIGGGMPVGAFGGSRKIMEHLAPLGPVYQAGTLSGNPVAMAAGLKTLELISAPGFYDKLTSQTAQLLAGLQHSADKAGIAFTSNQVGGMFGLFFSEEKTVSRFAQVMQCNQDRFKRFFHGMLEQGVYLAPSAFEAGFVSAAHTDADIQATVEAADAVFKTL, from the coding sequence ATGACTCAAGCAAGCGATTTATTCTTAGAAGCCAAAAAATGTATTCCCGGTGGCGTCAACTCGCCGGTGCGCTCTTTCAGCGGCGTCGGCGGCACGCCGGTGTATTTCGACCATGCGCAAGGCGCCTATGTGTACGACAGCGAAAACAAACGCTACATCGATTACGTCGGTTCCTGGGGACCGATGATTTTAGGTCACGCCCATCCACTGGTTATCGAAGCCGTCAAACAAAGCGCCGAAAAGGGTTTGAGTTTTGGTGCACCCACCGAAATCGAAACCCGTATGGCGGAAAAAGTCTGCGAATTAGTGCCGTCTGTGGAAATGGTACGCATGGTGAGTTCCGGTACCGAAGCTACCATGAGCGCAATCCGCTTGGCACGCGGCTTTACCGGTCGGGACAAAATCGTCAAATTCGAAGGTTGTTACCACGGCCATTCCGACTCCTTACTGGTAAAAGCCGGATCCGGTGCCTTGACCTTGGGCGTGCCGAGTTCTCCCGGCGTACCGGCAACCGTTGCCGCCGACACGATTACATTGACTTACAACGACAGCGATGCAATCAGAGCTTTGTTTACCGAAGCAGGCAAACAAATCGCCTGTATTATCGTGGAGCCCGTGGCAGGCAACATGAACTGTATTCCGCCCGAACCCGGTTTTTTGGAAACATTGCGGGACGTATGCGACCAATACGGTTCCGTGCTGATTTTTGACGAAGTGATGACCGGCTTTCGGGTCGGCTTGCATAGCGCCCAAGGTTTATATAAAGTCGAACCCGATTTGACCACCCTCGGCAAAATCATCGGCGGCGGTATGCCGGTGGGTGCTTTTGGCGGCAGCCGCAAAATCATGGAACATTTAGCGCCATTAGGTCCTGTTTATCAGGCGGGTACTTTGTCGGGTAACCCTGTGGCGATGGCGGCGGGTTTGAAAACGCTGGAATTAATCAGTGCCCCCGGTTTTTACGATAAGCTGACTAGTCAAACAGCTCAGCTATTGGCCGGTTTGCAACACAGCGCCGACAAGGCAGGTATTGCCTTCACCAGCAATCAGGTTGGCGGCATGTTCGGACTGTTTTTCAGCGAAGAAAAAACCGTGAGCCGCTTCGCCCAAGTCATGCAATGTAATCAAGACCGGTTTAAACGGTTTTTTCACGGCATGCTGGAGCAAGGCGTTTATCTGGCGCCATCGGCATTTGAGGCTGGTTTTGTTTCCGCGGCGCATACCGATGCCGATATTCAAGCCACTGTTGAGGCCGCCGACGCGGTTTTCAAAACGTTGTGA